A single region of the Eublepharis macularius isolate TG4126 chromosome 14, MPM_Emac_v1.0, whole genome shotgun sequence genome encodes:
- the USP28 gene encoding ubiquitin carboxyl-terminal hydrolase 28 isoform X6, with amino-acid sequence MRWFTKLPPVLTFELSRFEFNQSLGQPEKIHSKLEFSRVIYMDRFLYSNKELIQSKREEIKKLKGQIALLQQKLERYMKYGSGADRFPLADMLLYVLQFASTKPAVASCAQSLVTPEPQAKGSPPVHSRGEVTQATENVQDAVEDAAAISHPELVSRPLQLPWDPVETTDYPAPHVVSEDEISLVMTCLQRWKDEVEQDIQGLRNSIALLAQSVELMYADPSLHQVPYHLHAVLVHEGQANAGHYWAYIYNQPRKSWLKYNDISVTEASWEEVERDSFGGLKNASAYCLMYISEALFHLAAADEDSSEHFQQEVEALSMDLQHYVQESNWRLEREVAEWEEEQSCKMAQMEQSESSVESQDLSSDSGQELSSPCGHGACPLSSEHAMITKDQTAQAIANTADAYEKNGVEAALKESKEAEPAKDFLGEANLIAQADEQQDAMGLAPPAQPSSQVSEVEIPSVGKILVRSDADGYNEEVMLSPAMQGVILAIAKARQTFDRDGSEAGLVKAFREEYSRLYQLSQESPTPQNDPRLQHVLVYLLQNEAPKQVVERTLLEQFADRNLSFDERSIRIMKVARAKLKDIGPDEVNMDEYKKWHEDYSLFRKVSVYLLTGLELYQNEKYCEALTYLVYAYQNNMTLLMKGPSRGVDEALIALYRRKCLLKLNDAAATLFESCHEVHVAEGMNHLDELIIPCMHLIISSDISKDDLDAIEVMRSRWCSYLGKDMDEDLQLKLGELLPRLLDCSAEGVVLKEPPKIRPNSPYDLCSRFAAVMESIHRASTVTVS; translated from the exons GTTCTTGTACAGCAACAAAGAACTTATTCAGTCCAAAAGAGAAGAAATCAAGAAACTGAAGGGTCAGATAGCACTTCTGCAGCAGAAATTGGAAAG ATACATGAAATACGGTTCTGGTGCAGATCGTTTCCCCTTGGCGGACATGCTGCTGTATGTTCTTCAGTTTGCAAGTACAAAGCCTGCTGTTGCTTCATGTGCTCAGTCCTTGGTGACACCAGAACCCCAGGCCAAAGGCAGCCCTCCAGTGCATAGCAG GGGGGAAGTAACACAAGCTACAGAGAATGTTCAGGATGCTGTGGAAGATGCTGCAGCCATCTCCCACCCAGAGCTGGTGAGCAGACCTCTCCAGTTGCCCTGGGATCCTGTGGAGACGACAGACTATCCGGCTCCTCATGTGGTCTCAGAGGATGAAATAAGCCTTGTTATGACCTGTCTGCAACGATGGAAGGATGAGGTTGAACAAGACATACAAG GCCTGCGGAACTCCATTGCCCTGCTGGCCCAGTCCGTTGAACTGATGTACGCCGATCCTTCCCTCCATCAG GTCCCTTATCATTTGCATGCTGTCCTTGTCCACGAAGGCCAGGCCAACGCCGGCCACTACTGGGCCTATATCTACAACCAGCCCCGAAAAAGCTGGCTCAAGTATAATGACATCTCTGTGACGGAGGCCTcctgggaagaagtggaaagggaCTCGTTTGGAGGCCTGAAGAATGCGAGCGCCTACTGTCTGATGTACATTAGCGAAGCGCTCTTCCACCTTGCTGCAG CAGACGAGGACAGCAGCGAGCATTTCCAGCAGGAAGTGGAAGCTCTGAGTATGGATCTGCAGCACTATGTTCAAGAGAGCAACTGGCGGCTCGAACGTGAAGTGGCGGAGTGGGAGGAGGAGCAGTCCTGCAAGATGGCTCAGATGGAGCAGTCGGAGTCGTCTGTCGAGTCTCAAGATCTGTCTTCGGACTCTGGGCAGG aGCTGTCTTCACCCTGTGGACATGGGGCATGCCCTCTCTCTTCTGAGCATGCCATGATCACCAAGGACCAGACCGCTCAAGCCATTGCCAATACAGCTGATGCGTATGAGAAGAATGGGGTGGAGGCAGCCCTCAAGGAG TCCAAGGAGGCAGAACCAGCAAAGGACTTCCTGGGAGAAGCCAACCTCATAGCTCAGGCAGATGAGCAGCAGGACGCTATGGGGCTGGCACCTCCAGCCCAGCCTAGCTCTCAGGTCTCGGAAGTGGAGATCCCCAGTGTGGGCAAGATTCTAGTTAGATCGGATGCAGATGGCTATAATGAGGAG GTGATGCTTAGTCCCGCCATGCAGGGTGTGATCCTGGCTATAGCTAAAGCCCGTCAGACCTTTGACCGGGATGGGTCTGAAGCAGGGCTAGTTAAG GCATTCCGTGAAGAATATTCCCGGCTGTATCAGCTTTCCCAAGAGTCCCCCACGCCTCAGAATGACCCCCGGCTTCAGCATGTTCTAGTTTACCTCTTGCAAAACGAGGCTCCCAAGCAAGTGGTAGAGCGGACTCTTCTGGAGCAGTTTGCAGACAGAAACCTCAGCTTTGATGAAAG GTCGATTCGCATTATGAAAGTCGCACGAGCCAAGCTGAAGGACATTGGTCCTGATGAAGTGAACATGGATGAGTACAAG AAGTGGCATGAAGACTACAGTTTGTTTCGCAAGGTGTCTGTTTACCTGCTGACAGGCTTGGAGCTGTACCAGAATGAAAA GTACTGTGAAGCCCTGACCTACCTAGTATATGCTTATCAGAACAACATGACCCTCCTGATGAAGGGACCCAGCAGAGGAGTAGATGAAGCTTTGATTGCTCTCTACAGAAGGAAGTGTCTCTTG AAGTTGAATGATGCTGCAGCAACACTTTTTGAAAGCTGCCATGAAGTGCATGTGGCCGAAGGCATGAACCACTTGGATGAGCTGATCATACCTTGCATGCACCTCATCATAAGCAGTGACATCTCCAAGGATGACCTGGATGCTATCGAGGTCATGAGAAGTCGTTGGTGTTCTTACCTGGGGAAAGACATGGATG AGGACTTGCAGTTGAAGTTGGGTGAATTATTGCCCCGTCTGCTGGATTGCTCTGCAGAGGGAGTCGTTCTGAAAGAACCACCCAAGATCCGTCCCAACTCACCCTACGACCTCTGCAGCCGCTTTGCAGCCGTGATGGAGTCCATCCATAGGGCTTCCACTGTGACCGTGAGCTAA
- the CLDN25 gene encoding putative claudin-25 codes for MAWPPSTKAQLGGLFLAFFGWVSSCVTTIVPLWKNLNLDLNELEVWNMGLWHACVIQDEGAAVCKAYDSLLALPVLFMLARILMVTANGLGLLAFPLSLWGLNCLKTRNENMGLKRRLAAAGGIFFCLSGIATLVPVSWVAYNTVQEFWDETVPEIVPRWEFGEALFLGWFAGFFLVAGGLLFIGSTCLQKMQGPPQPLAAYPQPERPNLPRLPNCHQYKATRNADLVI; via the coding sequence ATGGCGTGGCCCCCTAGCACCAAAGCTCAGCTGGGTGGACTCTTCCTTGCGTTCTTTGGCTGGGTCTCCTCTTGTGTTACAACCATTGTGCCTCTCTGGAAGAACTTGAACCTGGACTTAAATGAGCTCGAAGTGTGGAACATGGGCCTTTGGCACGCTTGCGTCATTCAAGATGAGGGTGCTGCAGTATGCAAAGCCTACGACTCTCTGCTCGCCCTGCCCGTGTTGTTTATGCTAGCTAGGATATTAATGGTTACTGCCAACGGCCTGGGATTGCttgccttccctctctctctttgggGGTTGAACTGCCTGAAGACGAGGAATGAAAACATGGGACTGAAAAGACGGCTTGCAGCGGCTGGGGGAATCTTCTTCTGCCTCTCTGGAATAGCCACTCTGGTGCCAGTCTCTTGGGTTGCCTACAACACCGTACAGGAATTCTGGGACGAAACTGTGCCAGAGATCGTTCCGAGGTGGGAGTTTGGTGAAGCTTTGTTcctgggctggtttgcaggctttTTCCTTGTAGCCGGTGGGCTTCTCTTCATTGGCTCCACCTGTTTGCAGAAGATGCAAGGACCACCTCAGCCATTAGCAGCCTACCCTCAACCAGAGAGGCCAAACCTACCCAGGCTGCCAAACTGCCATCAATATAAAGCAACCAGAAATGCAGACCTTGTCATCTGA